The window TCATCCAGCGCGTACTGGAAGCCTCCGGCTCGCTGACCTTGCTGGACCAGACACGCGTCATCCGCCCGCACCCGCATTTCCGCCTTTTTGCCACCACCAACACGGTGGGGCTTGGCGATACGACCGGGCTTTACCACGGCACCCAGCAGATCAATCAGGGCCAGATGGACCGCTGGTCGCTGGTGGTGACGCTGAACTATCTGCCCTCAGAGACCGAACGTGCCATTGTTGAAGCCAAGCTCGGCGAGTACGGCAAGACCGAAGAGGGCAAGGCCCGCATCGCCGACATGGTGAAAGTCGCTGACCTCACCCGCGAGGCCTTCATCAACGGCGATCTTTCGACCGTGATGAGCCCGCGCACCGTGCTCACCTGGGCAGAGAACACCGCCATCTTTGGCGATGTTGGCACGGCCTTCCGCCTGACCTTCATCAATAAGTGCGATGAGCTGGAGCGGCCCATCGTGGCCGAATTCTACCAGCGCGTGTTCGGCGAAACACTGGCCGAAAGCCCGGTGAAGGGAACCAGCCCCGGCCGGGCGGCTTGATTTATCGCAAAAATGCGATAAATTGATGAGCTGGACCGTCGAAACACTGAATGCCGAGGTTGATGCGGAACTCGACGCCCTGCCGGCGGACATGCGCGCCCGCTTCACCCGTATTGCGCAGCTGATTGAATCGGTAGGTCTGACGCATATCGGCATGCCGCATGTC is drawn from Glycocaulis alkaliphilus and contains these coding sequences:
- the cobS gene encoding cobaltochelatase subunit CobS gives rise to the protein MTDTLIAAKPDTIADCKALFGFDPGFEVPAFSMRDEHVPAIDETYVFDPATTRAILAGFAFNRRVMVQGYHGTGKSTHVEQVAARLNWPMIRVNLDSHVSRIDMVGKDAIVVRDGQQVTEFQEGILPWAVQRPVALLFDEYDAGRPDVMFVIQRVLEASGSLTLLDQTRVIRPHPHFRLFATTNTVGLGDTTGLYHGTQQINQGQMDRWSLVVTLNYLPSETERAIVEAKLGEYGKTEEGKARIADMVKVADLTREAFINGDLSTVMSPRTVLTWAENTAIFGDVGTAFRLTFINKCDELERPIVAEFYQRVFGETLAESPVKGTSPGRAA